From Mycobacterium colombiense CECT 3035:
AGGGACGCGCCAAGACCGAATGCGGGTTGCACGCGTCGTAGCGACCGGCGTGCGACACCGCGAATCCGGCCCGTCAGGCCGACGTCAGCGTGTTCTCGTCCTCGTCGGCGCGTCCAGCGTTGGCTGCGGCCTCGAGGGCGATCGGCGGGACGCGGGTGGCACGCACGTAGACGGTGTCCCCCTCGCGCAGCGCCAGCGCCTCGGCGTCGCCGCGCGTGATCTGGGCGGTGAAGAAGCCGCCGGTGGCGGCGCTGGTCAGCTCGACCCGCACCTCGAATCCCAGCGTGACCACCCGGTCGACGACGGCGCGCACCACCCCGACGGATTCCGCGGTGCCGTCGCCGCCTGCGATCGCCATCTCGGGGTTGCGGCCCACCCGGATGTCGTGCGGGCGCACCAGCGTCCCGTTCAGGGTGGAAACCGCGCCGAGGAACGACATCACGAACGCGTTCGCCGGAGCGTCGTAGACGTCGGTCGGCGATCCGATCTGCTCGATGCGGCCCTGATTGAGCACCGCGATCCGGTCGGCGACGTCCAGCGCCTCGGCCTGGTCGTGGGTGACCAGCACCGTGGTCACGTGCACCTCGTCGTGCAGGCGCCGCAGCCACGCCCGCAGGTCCTCCCGCACCTTCGCGTCCAGCGCGCCGAACGGCTCGTCGAGCAGCAGCACCTGCGGATCGACGGCCAGCGCCCGCGCCAGCGCCATGCGCTGGCGCTGACCGCCGGACAGCTGGTTGGGGTAGCGGGCCTGAAAACCGCTCAGCCCCACCACTTCCAGTAGGTTGTCGACCTTGGCCTTGATCTCGGCTTTGGGTCGCTTGCGGACCTTGAGCCCGTAGGCCACGTTGTCCCGGACCGTCAGGTGCTTGAACGCCGCGTAGTGCTGGAACACGAACCCGATGCCGCGCCGCTGCGGCGGCACGCGGGTCACGTCACGACCGTAGATCGTGACGGTTCCGGTGTCGGGCTGGTCGAGGCCGGCGATGGTGCGCAGCAGCGTCGATTTGCCGGAACCGCTGGGACCCAGCAGAGCCGTCAGCGAGCCGGTGGGCACGACGAAGTCCACATGATCCAGGGCGACGAAATCGCCATAACGCTTGTTGGCGTCACGCACGATGATGGCGAGGTCGTCGCGCTCGGTGCCGGCGTCAGTCACGGTCATTCCCCTCGTCAGGCCTGTCTGGCCGCTCGTGCGCGGCGCGCGTCAAGCACCACCTGGAAAACCAACACCAGCACGGCAACTCCCATCAACAGCGTGGACAGCGCGTAGGCGCCGTACTCCGCGCCGCGGTTGTAGCGATCGGACACCAGCAACGTCAGCGTCTGCGACTTCCCCGGCAGGTTGGAAGACACCATGAGCACGGCACCGTATTCCCCCAGGGTACGGGCGATGGTCAACACGATCCCGTATGTCAGACCCCACCGGATGGACGGCAGCGTGATCCGCCAGAAGGTCTGCCACCAGCCCGAACCCAGGGTTGCCGCCGCCTCCTCCTGGTCGGTACCCAGCTCGTGTAGCACCGGCTCCACTTCGCGCACCACGAAGGGCAGCGTGACGAAGATGCTGGCGAGCACGATTCCCGGCAGGCCGAAGATGATCTTGAACCCGAGGTCTTGCTCCACGAACCCGAGCGCACCGGCCGACCCCCACAACACGATCAACGCGACGCCCACGATGACCGGCGAGACCGCGAACGGCAGATCGATGACCGCCTGCAGTACGCCCTTGCCGCGAAACCTGTTGCGCGCGAGCACCAATGCCGTGGGAATCCCGAACACGACGTTCAGCGGCACCACGATGGCCACCACCAGCAGCGTCAGGTTCAGCGCCGATATCGCGGCGGGGGTGCTCACCCAGGCGTAGAACTGGCCGAGGCCGGGTTGAAAGGCCCGCCACAGGATCAACGCCACCGGAATGACCAGCAGCACGAAGACGTATCCGAGAGCGACGAACCGCAACCAATAGCGCACTCCCGCAGACGATGTCATGCGGACAGCTCCTCCCGCTTGGCCGCGCGTCCGCCCACGATCCGCAGGACGAGCAGCACGACAAACGAAATGCCCAACAGCACAATCGAAATTGCGGCGGCGCCGGTGCGGTCGTCGTTCTCGATCAGCGTGCGTATCCACTGCGACGACACTTCGGTCTTGCCCGGTACGGCACCGCCGATGAGCACCACGGATCCGAACTCGCCGATCGCCCGTGAGAACGCCAGGCCCGCACCGGATAACAACGCGGGCAGCAGTGACGGCAGCACCACGGAGGTGAAGATCTTCGGGCCGCTGGCGCCCAGCGACGCCGCGGCCTCCTCGGTTTCGCGATCCAATTCCAGCAGCACCGGCTGGACGGCGCGCACCACGAACGGCAGCGTGACGAAGGCCAGCGCCACCGCCACACCCCACGATGTGTGCTGCAGGTGCAGGCCGACCGGGCTGTTGTTGCCGTACAGCGCCAGCATCACCAGGCTGGCGACGATGGTGGGCAGCGCGAACGGTAGGTCGATGATCGCGTCGACGAGTCGCTTGCCCGGAAAGTCGTCACGAACCAGCACCCACGCGATCACCAGGCCGAAGACCAGGTTGAGCACGGTGACGCCGGCCGAGATGGTCAGGGTCACCCGGAACGACTCGAGGGCGGCATTCGAGGAAACCGCCAGCCAGAAGGCGCGCCAGCCGCCGCCCGCGGATTGCCAGGCGATCGCCGCCAGCGGCAGCAGCACGATCACCGACAGCCACACCGTGGCCGCCCCGACCCGCAGGGCGGTGGTCCCGCGGCCGCGCCCGGGAAGCGGTCCCGGTGGCGCGTCACCGCTGAGTTCGGGCCGGACTGCCAGCGGGTCCGGCGTGATGGCCGTCATCCGGTGGCCTTCGTGTAGATCTTGGTGATGCTGCCGGTGTTCTTGTCGAACAGCTGGGGATCCGCGGTGGTCCAGCCGCCGAGGTCGGCGATGGTCCACAGCTTGGCCGGCACCGGATACTGGTTTCGGAAGTCGGCGGCGACGGCAGGATCGACCGGGCGGAAACCGGCCTGCGCCCAGACCTTTTGGGCCGCGGCCGTGTATTGGAAGTTCTTGAACGCGACGGCGGCATCCAGGTGCGGGCTGGTGTTGACCACGGCCACCGGATTGTCGATCCTGAAGGTCTGGGGCGGGTTGACGTGCTCGACGGGCTTGCCCGCCCGCTCGGTGGCGATGGCCTCGTTCTCGTAGCTGATCAATACGTCACCGCTGCCCTGCACGAACACGTCGGTGGCTTCCCGCCCCGAACCGGGGCGCAGCTTGACGTGCTCGGTCACCAACTTCTTGATGAAATCCACCCCGGCGTCGCTGTGGGCGCCGCCTTCACTCTTCACGGCGTACGGCGCGAGCAGATTCCACTTCGCCGATCCCGAACTCAGCGGGCTGGGCGTGATGACCTCGACGCCCGGCCGCAACAGGTCATCCCAATCCCTGATGTTCTTCGGATTGCCCTTCCGCACCACCAGCGTGACCACCGAGCCGAAGGGAATTCCCTTGGTGGCGTCGGTATTCCAGTCCTTGGAAACCTTGCCCGCCTTGACCAGCCGAGCGATGTCGGGTTCCACCGAGAAGTTCACCACGTCGGCCGGCTTGCCGTCGACGACACCACGGGACTGGTCGCCGGAGGCCCCGTAGGAGGTGACCACCTGCACGCCCTTGCCCTCATCGGAGGCGTTGAACGCCGGAATTATCTTGCTCCACCCCGGTTCTGGGACCGAGTAGGCGACCAGCGTGATGCTGGTGCGCGCGCCGGACAGCCCACCGCCGCCGACGGCATCGCTGGCCCCGCCGTGACATCCGGCGATGAGGCCGGCAATCAGCGCAAGGGTGAGGACGGGCCGCCAGTGCCATGCGGTCCTGATGTCCATTGAGGGCCTTCCGATGCAGAACGAATGGGATTTCGGTCCCGTTTCTGCGGATAGGCACCTAGAACTTCAGGAGAATTCGAAAACTCCAGACCAGACCGCGCACGGGTTTGGGAGTCAGCGACAACAGTGCACGAAGGCATAGCACCCCGGAATGCCAAATGCCACGCGCATGGCGGGAAGCCTAACAGGAATCGGGATTGCCGCCACCGCAACGGGTGGCGCAGCAAACAAGCGATGCCCGGCTAGTGGTGCATCAAGTGGGTCACCAACCATGTCACGACCACCAGCGCCACCAGGATGACGAGAACCAGCGTCACGTGTGACCGGGGCATCGGCGTTACTCGGGCGTCCCGCCGGCGTGGCGGGCCCGGCGCATCAGCTCGATGCCCTTGCCGAGCGCGCCGTCCAGCACGGCCGCCGTGGCGTAGGCCACCGCCAGCACGATCGGCATCACCACCATGGCCTGCAGGACGAAAGGCAGCCCCGAAAGCCACAGCTCGTTGCCGTCCCACCAGTTGAGGAACGCGTTCACGGAGCTCACCCTATGCGGCCCGGCTGTCGAAGACCAATGTCTGGCCACGCCGGCGTCACCGTCACGATGATCGAAAAGCAGGCCAGACGCTGCGGATAGGCGCCCGCCACGCCACCTCGCCGAAACGTTGGACGCGAGATGGCTGAGCAGCGATGATGGCCAGATGGTTCTGCATGCCCAACCCGAAGACCAGCCGGCTGACGCCATGCCCGAGGACACATATACAGCCGCCTCCGCGTCGATGTCGTCGTCCATCGATTTGCGCACGCCCGGGCCGCTCGCTCCCAGCGCCGCCCTACGGAACCCGTTCCCGCCGATCGCCGACTATGCGTTCCTGTCGGACTGGGAAACCACCTGCTTGATCTCGCCGGCCGGGTCGGTGGAATGGCTGTGCGTGCCCCGGCCGGACTCCCCCAGCGTGTTCGGCGCGATCCTGGACCGCAGCGCCGGTCACTTCCGGCTGGGGCCCTACGGCGTCTCGGTGCCCTCTGCCCGCCGGTACCTTCCCGGCAGCCTCATCATGGAGACCACCTGGCAGACCCACACCGGATGGCTGATCGTGCGCGATGCGCTGGTCATGGGCCCCTGGCACGACCTGGAGCGGCGGTCGCGGACGCATCGGCGCACCCCGATGGACTGGGATGCCGAACACATCCTGCTGCGCACCGTGCGCTGCGTCAGCGGCACCGTCGAATTGATGATGAGCTGCGAGCCGGCGTTCGACTATCACCGCGTCGGCGCCGCCTGGGAGTACTCCGCCAACGCCTACGGCGAGGCCGTCGCCCGCGCCACCAGGGAACCCGACGCCCACCCGACACTGCGGCTCACCAGCAATCTGCGCATCGGGCTGGAAGGCCGGGAGGCACGTGCGCGCACCCGGATGAAAGAGGGCGACGACGTGTTCGTCGCCCTGAGCTGGACCAAGCACCCGGCGCCGCAGACGTACCAAGAGGCCGCCGACAAGATGTGGCAGACCACCGAATGTTGGCGCCAGTGGATCAACATCGGCAACTTCCCCGATCACCCGTGGCGGGCCTACCTGCAGCGCAGCGCGCTCACGCTGAAGGGCCTGACCTATTCCCCCACCGGCGCGCTGCTGGCGGCCAGCACCACGTCGCTGCCGGAAACGCCGCAGGGCGAACGCAATTGGGACTACCGCTACGCCTGGGTGCGCGACTCGACGTTCGCGTTGTGGGGCCTGTACACCCTGGGGCTGGACCGCGAAGCCGACGACTTCTTCGCCTTCATCGCCGATGTCTCCGGCGCCAACCACAACGAGCGGCACCCGCTGCAGGTCATGTACGGCGTCGGCGGCGAGCGCAGCCTGGTCGAAGAGGAACTGCACCACCTGTCCGGCTATGACCACGCCCGCCCGGTGCGGATCGGCAACGGCGCCTACGACCAGATCCAGCACGACATCTGGGGCTCCATCCTGGATTCCTTCTACCTGCACGCCAAGTCACGAGAGCAGGTCCCGGAGACGTTGTGGCCGGTGCTGAAGAAGCAGGTCGAAGAGGCGATCAAACATTGGCGCGAGCCGGACCGCGGCATCTGGGAGGTGCGCGGGGAACCGCAGCACTTCACGTCGTCGAAGGTGATGTGCTGGGTGGCACTCGACCGCGGCGCCAAGCTGGCCGAGCGGCAGGGCGAGAAGAGCTACGCCCAGCAATGGCATGCCATCGCCGACGAGATCAAGGAGGACATCCTGACGCATGGCGTGGACTCCCGCGGGGTGTTCACCCAGCGCTACGGCAGCGACGCGCTGGACGCCTCGCTGCTGTTGGTGGTGCTGACGCGGTTCCTGCCGCCGGACGACCCGCGGGTGCGAAACACCGTACTGGCGATCGCCGACGAACTCACCCAGGAGGGCCTGGTGCTGCGCTACCGGGTCGAGGAAACCGACGATGGGCTGTCCGGCGAGGAGGGCACCTTCACGATCTGCTCGTTCTGGCTGGTGTCGGCGCTGGTCGAGATCGGCGAGGTGCGGCGCGCCAAGCGCCTGTGTGAGCGGCTGCTGTCCTACGCCAGCCCGCTGCACCTCTACGCCGAGGAGATCGAACCGCGCACCGGGCGCCAGCTGGGCAACTTCCCACAGGCGTTCACCCACCTGGCGCTGATCAACGCGGTGGTGCACGTCATCCGCGCCGAGGAGGAAGCCGACGGGTCCGGGATGTTCCAGCCCGCGAACGCTCCGATGTAGGGGCTTGAGCGCACGGCAAGCGCCGCTTGCGTCCGGCTAGCGCAGGGCGTCGACTTTGTCCCTCATCACCTGCGCGATGTCGAGCGCGCTGGCATCGACCTCGTCTGGCTGCCTGGCCGGTCGCGCGGGTGTGTTCGCAAAGTCGACTTCGACTTCGATCAGGCAGTTGTCCCGCACACCGATGGCGCGCCCGGCCGGGAGGGAATCCTCGAGAAGCGGGTTCGGCGAGTCGAGCTCGATCGACGTCGTCGCCGCGAGAACCGAAGCGGCGACCTGCACGTCGTCCACCTTCGCCTTCAGCCTGAACGGTCGCCCGGTGAGGGCGACAGTCTTGCCCTCACATCGTTGCCACTGGCGAGAGAACGTCACGAACAGCGCCTCGGCGTCGGCAGGCGTCGGCAGGTCGACCACCCCCTCTTGGACGCGGATCACCGTGGCAGTCGTGGAATTGGGCCGCCAGGTTTCCTGCGCGACATCTCTGACCTTCCGGTGACGGTAGGCGCTGTGCTGCAACATCACCGCGACGCCGATGCAGTCGTCCGGCCACGCCACCCTGTCGCCCTGCAACGACTCCGGCCCCGCAAAGCTCGGCGGGAACCCGGGGTCAATGGTCAACGGCTGCTTGACAATTCGCGACAGTGCGCTCCTGCCGAGCAGCACCCGCTTGATGGTCGTCCCACTGAGGGATCGCGGTGTGCCGCCGGGCGCCGGGCGCGCCGTGCCATCGACCGCCACCGAGCAGCCCGAGGCGAGCATCATGATGGCCATCAAGGCGCCGACGCGCCAGCGGCATCTCGTACCGATCGTCACAATTGTTACCGCGCCTCCCTGCGTCCGTCGATCGACGGCACAACCGCTTCGTACCGCCTTGACCAGCAAGTTTATTGCCGCCTTATGGTGAACACCGCAGGCCACACCGAGGACACAGCGCAACGTCAGGCATGTCTCAGGTTCGGGGTGTGAGGCCCTGTGAGCTCACCAGCCAGCGGACGCGCCGCGTCAGCCGCGGGCGCTGAGTTTGTCCATGAGCGCGTGGGTGAGGTCGATGGCGGTGGTGTTGATGTCGGCGTTGCCCACATCTGCCTGACCGTAAATGGGACTGAATTCGACCGTGACCTCGACCAGGTAAGTCCCCTTGACGCCAAGGGCCCGGGCCTCGGGGATGGCGTTCAAACCACCGTGTGGGCCCGACCCCATCGAAACCGTGGCCGCGACAACCGAATCCGCGACGCGTACGTCGGAGATGGCGTCCGAATTCCACACGTCGATGGGTTCCACCAGCAGCGTGGTGCCGTCGCATCTGCGCCACTGCGCCGTGAACTTGGCGAACAGCGCGTTGGCGTCCGCGTCCGTCCCCAGCGCGACGATGCCCTGCTGGACGCTGTCGACCCTCTCGGAATCGCCTTTGTGCACCCACATTTCACCAGCCGTGAGCTGTATCGATGCGGAGGCGTACGTGACCCGCTGCATCAGGTGAACGACCCCGATGCAGTCGGCCGGCTGCCCGTTATCCCAACCCGACCCCAATTTGTCGACGCCCCCGAAATCCGAGTAGTGCGGGTAGGGCTGGAACGGCTGGGCGAGCAACCTCGCCAGCGCCGTACCGTCGAACAGCGCCCGCTTGATGGCCGGCACCCGCCCCGCGCTCGGTGCCAGACCTGCTGTGCCGGTGATGGTTTCGGTGCACCCGGTCATCAGCAGCACCGCAATTAAAGCGGCCAGGGGTCGCGAGCGACTTTTCACGTGGTTCCTAGCCCTTCCGGGTGCCCGGTCAGCCCAGGGCGCTGACTTTGTCCATCAGGGCGTGCGCGACGTCGATGGCGCTGGAATTGATGTCGGCCGATCCCGGGTCGGAGGACCGTCGCCCGCCGAAGAAGACCACCTGAACCTCGACCAGGCAGTTCGACCGGATACCGATCGCGCGCGCCTGCGGGGTGGGCCGAAGGGGCGGCATGTTGGGCAGGATCGACGTCGCGGTCTTGGTGGCCGCGATGGTGGAGTCCGTGGTGCGCACGTCGCTGATGACGTTCGTGGTGCTGATCGGACCGCTCTGTTCCGACGTGGTCATGCCATTGCACTGCTGCCACTGCTGGGAGAACTGCGCGAACAGCGCCTGGGCCTGCGCGGGCGACGGCAGCGTGACCACGCCCTCCTCGACCACGATCACCTGCGCCGGCTCGCCGTTGTTCCACCACGATTCCGACGCAACGTCTTTCACGTCGGCGGACCGGTACACGCCCTGCTGCAGCATCGCCGTCACGCCCAGGCAACCGGCCTGCGACATCGATCGCTTCACCTGATACAGCTTTTCGGGCCCGCCGAATTCGGCCGGGTCGCGCGCCACGAAAGGCTGGTTGAGCATCCGCGACAGCGTCGGGCCGTCGAGCAGCACCTGTTTGACCGTCGCGCCGCTGAGCGGTTGCGGCTTGAGGTTCGGCGCCGGCTTCGCCGTGCCCGCCACGACGCCACCGCAGCCCGTCGCCAACGCGGCGACCGCCAGCAGCGCCGACGCCATCCCCCGTATCCGCATGGTTACTTCTTGCCCTTGTCCCCCGCGGCGTCGGCGGACAAGGCCGCGACGAACGCCTCCTGGGGCACATCGACGCGCCCGATGGTCTTCATCCGCTTTTTGCCTTCCTTCTGCTTTTCCAGAAGCTTGCGTTTACGGGTGATGTCACCGCCGTAGCACTTGGACAGCACGTCCTTGCGGATCGCGCGAATGTTCTCGCGTGCAATGATTTTCGAGCCGATGGCGGCCTGGACGGGCACCTCGAACTGCTGGCGCGGGATCAGCTCTTTGAGCTTGGTGGTCATCTTGTTGCCGTACGCCGACGCCCCGTCCTTGTGGACGATCGCGCTGAACGCGTCGACGGCCTCGCCCTGCAGCAGGATGTCGACCTTGACCAGCTGCGCCTCTTGCTCGCCGGCCTCCTCGTAGTCGAGGCTGGCATAGCCGCGGGTGCGCGACTTCAGCGAGTCGAAGAAGTCGAAGATGATCTCGCCCAGCGGCATGGTGTAGCGCAGCTCGACCCGTTCTGGCGACAGGTAATCCATGCCGCCTAGCTCGCCGCGGCGCGACTGGCACAGCTCCATGATGGTGCCGATGAATTCGCTGGGCGCGATGATCGTGGTCTTGACCACCGGTTCGTACACGGTGCGAACCTTGCCTTCCGGCCAGTCCGACGGGTTGGTCACCACGATCTCGGTGTTGTCTTCTTTGACCACGCGATAGACGACGTTGGGCGACGTCGAGATCAGGTCCAGGTTGAACTCGC
This genomic window contains:
- a CDS encoding sensor domain-containing protein translates to MRIRGMASALLAVAALATGCGGVVAGTAKPAPNLKPQPLSGATVKQVLLDGPTLSRMLNQPFVARDPAEFGGPEKLYQVKRSMSQAGCLGVTAMLQQGVYRSADVKDVASESWWNNGEPAQVIVVEEGVVTLPSPAQAQALFAQFSQQWQQCNGMTTSEQSGPISTTNVISDVRTTDSTIAATKTATSILPNMPPLRPTPQARAIGIRSNCLVEVQVVFFGGRRSSDPGSADINSSAIDVAHALMDKVSALG
- a CDS encoding glycoside hydrolase family 15 protein; translation: MVLHAQPEDQPADAMPEDTYTAASASMSSSIDLRTPGPLAPSAALRNPFPPIADYAFLSDWETTCLISPAGSVEWLCVPRPDSPSVFGAILDRSAGHFRLGPYGVSVPSARRYLPGSLIMETTWQTHTGWLIVRDALVMGPWHDLERRSRTHRRTPMDWDAEHILLRTVRCVSGTVELMMSCEPAFDYHRVGAAWEYSANAYGEAVARATREPDAHPTLRLTSNLRIGLEGREARARTRMKEGDDVFVALSWTKHPAPQTYQEAADKMWQTTECWRQWINIGNFPDHPWRAYLQRSALTLKGLTYSPTGALLAASTTSLPETPQGERNWDYRYAWVRDSTFALWGLYTLGLDREADDFFAFIADVSGANHNERHPLQVMYGVGGERSLVEEELHHLSGYDHARPVRIGNGAYDQIQHDIWGSILDSFYLHAKSREQVPETLWPVLKKQVEEAIKHWREPDRGIWEVRGEPQHFTSSKVMCWVALDRGAKLAERQGEKSYAQQWHAIADEIKEDILTHGVDSRGVFTQRYGSDALDASLLLVVLTRFLPPDDPRVRNTVLAIADELTQEGLVLRYRVEETDDGLSGEEGTFTICSFWLVSALVEIGEVRRAKRLCERLLSYASPLHLYAEEIEPRTGRQLGNFPQAFTHLALINAVVHVIRAEEEADGSGMFQPANAPM
- a CDS encoding sensor domain-containing protein, which produces MTGCTETITGTAGLAPSAGRVPAIKRALFDGTALARLLAQPFQPYPHYSDFGGVDKLGSGWDNGQPADCIGVVHLMQRVTYASASIQLTAGEMWVHKGDSERVDSVQQGIVALGTDADANALFAKFTAQWRRCDGTTLLVEPIDVWNSDAISDVRVADSVVAATVSMGSGPHGGLNAIPEARALGVKGTYLVEVTVEFSPIYGQADVGNADINTTAIDLTHALMDKLSARG
- the cysW gene encoding sulfate ABC transporter permease subunit CysW: MTSSAGVRYWLRFVALGYVFVLLVIPVALILWRAFQPGLGQFYAWVSTPAAISALNLTLLVVAIVVPLNVVFGIPTALVLARNRFRGKGVLQAVIDLPFAVSPVIVGVALIVLWGSAGALGFVEQDLGFKIIFGLPGIVLASIFVTLPFVVREVEPVLHELGTDQEEAAATLGSGWWQTFWRITLPSIRWGLTYGIVLTIARTLGEYGAVLMVSSNLPGKSQTLTLLVSDRYNRGAEYGAYALSTLLMGVAVLVLVFQVVLDARRARAARQA
- a CDS encoding sulfate ABC transporter substrate-binding protein; its protein translation is MDIRTAWHWRPVLTLALIAGLIAGCHGGASDAVGGGGLSGARTSITLVAYSVPEPGWSKIIPAFNASDEGKGVQVVTSYGASGDQSRGVVDGKPADVVNFSVEPDIARLVKAGKVSKDWNTDATKGIPFGSVVTLVVRKGNPKNIRDWDDLLRPGVEVITPSPLSSGSAKWNLLAPYAVKSEGGAHSDAGVDFIKKLVTEHVKLRPGSGREATDVFVQGSGDVLISYENEAIATERAGKPVEHVNPPQTFRIDNPVAVVNTSPHLDAAVAFKNFQYTAAAQKVWAQAGFRPVDPAVAADFRNQYPVPAKLWTIADLGGWTTADPQLFDKNTGSITKIYTKATG
- a CDS encoding sulfate/molybdate ABC transporter ATP-binding protein, producing the protein MTVTDAGTERDDLAIIVRDANKRYGDFVALDHVDFVVPTGSLTALLGPSGSGKSTLLRTIAGLDQPDTGTVTIYGRDVTRVPPQRRGIGFVFQHYAAFKHLTVRDNVAYGLKVRKRPKAEIKAKVDNLLEVVGLSGFQARYPNQLSGGQRQRMALARALAVDPQVLLLDEPFGALDAKVREDLRAWLRRLHDEVHVTTVLVTHDQAEALDVADRIAVLNQGRIEQIGSPTDVYDAPANAFVMSFLGAVSTLNGTLVRPHDIRVGRNPEMAIAGGDGTAESVGVVRAVVDRVVTLGFEVRVELTSAATGGFFTAQITRGDAEALALREGDTVYVRATRVPPIALEAAANAGRADEDENTLTSA
- the cysT gene encoding sulfate ABC transporter permease subunit CysT, coding for MTAITPDPLAVRPELSGDAPPGPLPGRGRGTTALRVGAATVWLSVIVLLPLAAIAWQSAGGGWRAFWLAVSSNAALESFRVTLTISAGVTVLNLVFGLVIAWVLVRDDFPGKRLVDAIIDLPFALPTIVASLVMLALYGNNSPVGLHLQHTSWGVAVALAFVTLPFVVRAVQPVLLELDRETEEAAASLGASGPKIFTSVVLPSLLPALLSGAGLAFSRAIGEFGSVVLIGGAVPGKTEVSSQWIRTLIENDDRTGAAAISIVLLGISFVVLLVLRIVGGRAAKREELSA
- a CDS encoding sensor domain-containing protein; translated protein: MTIGTRCRWRVGALMAIMMLASGCSVAVDGTARPAPGGTPRSLSGTTIKRVLLGRSALSRIVKQPLTIDPGFPPSFAGPESLQGDRVAWPDDCIGVAVMLQHSAYRHRKVRDVAQETWRPNSTTATVIRVQEGVVDLPTPADAEALFVTFSRQWQRCEGKTVALTGRPFRLKAKVDDVQVAASVLAATTSIELDSPNPLLEDSLPAGRAIGVRDNCLIEVEVDFANTPARPARQPDEVDASALDIAQVMRDKVDALR